A region of Nitrosomonas stercoris DNA encodes the following proteins:
- a CDS encoding polyamine aminopropyltransferase: METIDHTKRRYLAEQLGSNFGFYLREHQRLVEVNSAWQKIEIIENQLFGRIMRIDSCFMTSERDEFFYHEPMVHLPAISHGGPRRALIVGGGDGGAAEELLKYSELEHLVLAELDEEVIRLAREWLPTIHRNAFDDPRLELRLGDALPFIEKGTERFDQIILDLTDPFGPATDLYTVEFYRACKKLLNPGGVISLHIGSPIHLQVPMARIAASLRAVFAIVRPYLQYVPLYGTLWCMAMASDTVDPATLSVVEVDARLNEQGLHDLQLYNGATHHALLAQPNFVLEILQQPVKPIHRGETLEGIHSPESLPGVVVIPTSD; the protein is encoded by the coding sequence ATGGAAACGATTGATCACACCAAGAGACGCTATCTGGCAGAACAGCTGGGTTCAAACTTTGGTTTTTATCTGCGTGAACATCAGCGCCTGGTAGAAGTTAATTCAGCCTGGCAAAAAATAGAAATTATTGAAAATCAGTTGTTTGGTCGCATTATGCGTATCGATAGCTGCTTCATGACTTCAGAACGTGATGAATTTTTTTATCATGAGCCCATGGTGCATTTGCCTGCGATTAGCCATGGTGGGCCACGCCGTGCTTTGATTGTAGGCGGTGGCGATGGCGGCGCAGCGGAAGAATTGCTTAAATATTCAGAACTGGAACATCTGGTATTGGCAGAGCTGGATGAAGAAGTGATTCGATTAGCTCGGGAGTGGTTGCCTACCATTCATCGTAATGCATTTGATGATCCTCGCCTTGAATTACGCTTGGGGGATGCACTGCCATTTATTGAAAAAGGCACAGAGCGCTTTGATCAGATTATTCTTGATTTGACCGATCCATTCGGGCCAGCAACAGATCTCTATACCGTTGAGTTTTATCGTGCCTGTAAAAAACTGTTGAATCCCGGTGGAGTTATCTCGTTGCATATCGGCTCCCCTATTCATTTGCAAGTACCCATGGCGAGAATTGCTGCTTCATTGCGCGCGGTATTTGCCATTGTTCGTCCGTATTTGCAGTATGTGCCGCTTTATGGAACGTTGTGGTGCATGGCAATGGCTTCTGACACCGTTGACCCTGCTACTTTAAGTGTTGTTGAAGTTGATGCGCGTCTGAACGAACAAGGGTTGCACGATTTGCAGCTTTATAATGGCGCAACGCACCATGCCTTGCTGGCTCAACCTAATTTTGTACTCGAGATCTTGCAGCAACCAGTCAAACCCATTCACCGAGGCGAAACGCTGGAAGGTATTCACAGTCCGGAATCCTTGCCGGGTGTCGTTGTTATCCCGACCAGCGATTAA
- a CDS encoding putative multidrug export ATP-bindingpermease has translation MALDQPHSSPRAPSLPREPFPFLLHFFRHYTGWCVLVVLLEIGSSASGILTPYAIGQIVGGVTDALESREKIFALVAFPLGLYIVLTLGEVLFSRASASCRIIVAPRLRAQVTGELFAYLQHHSHRFLSNNFAGALASRISETSSSVNMTLWTLVFDFLPIAVTLIVSVALLGYASMPLAVFTLVWAVLFLSVSYHFARRIRPLAHQSANARSTTVGKVVDAVTNLASVRLFAMLGFERDYLQNFLNNEIAAARRWLWSNEKILWFQYLLALTLKVGTLLLALWLWQHNQITVADFVMSISLSLLIINEVRNISRRFIDLFEYIGNITNGVYTIVREHEITDIADAKPLQVTAGCIELRDVNFSYVPGSPVFEQLNLRIEGGQRVGLVGYSGSGKSTLLNLILRLYEPQQGSILIDSQDIRHVTQQSLHEQISLIPQDPGLFHRTLLENIRYGQPDANREAIELAAQRADAHEFIERMPNQYESLVGERGVKLSGGQRQRISIARVIVKNAPILIMDEATSSLDSITEQAIQNSLNTLMKNKTVIVVAHRLSTIAHLDRILVFSQGRIIEDGSHADLLAANGAYTQLWNRQANGFLVE, from the coding sequence ATGGCGCTTGATCAACCTCACTCTTCTCCGCGCGCACCTTCGTTGCCACGTGAACCTTTTCCTTTCTTATTACATTTTTTTCGGCATTACACTGGTTGGTGCGTGCTGGTGGTATTACTAGAAATTGGTTCTTCGGCTAGCGGTATTTTGACGCCCTACGCTATTGGTCAGATTGTCGGTGGGGTGACTGATGCATTAGAGTCACGAGAGAAAATATTTGCTCTGGTTGCTTTCCCACTTGGGCTGTATATCGTACTCACGTTAGGAGAAGTACTATTCAGTCGTGCTAGTGCTTCTTGTCGTATTATCGTTGCGCCACGTTTACGAGCGCAGGTAACGGGTGAATTATTCGCTTATCTGCAACATCATTCGCACCGTTTCCTCAGTAATAATTTCGCCGGTGCGCTAGCCAGCCGTATTTCAGAAACTTCCAGCAGTGTGAACATGACTTTGTGGACGCTGGTATTTGATTTTTTGCCAATCGCGGTCACACTCATCGTATCAGTAGCGCTGTTAGGGTATGCCAGCATGCCACTGGCCGTGTTTACACTGGTATGGGCGGTGCTTTTTTTAAGCGTTTCCTATCATTTTGCGCGACGCATTCGTCCTTTAGCACATCAATCTGCTAATGCACGCAGCACGACTGTAGGTAAAGTGGTGGACGCCGTCACTAATCTTGCCAGCGTACGTCTGTTTGCCATGCTGGGTTTTGAACGGGATTATCTTCAAAATTTTCTGAACAATGAGATTGCTGCGGCACGGCGTTGGCTGTGGTCCAACGAGAAAATTCTCTGGTTTCAGTACTTACTGGCGCTGACGCTTAAAGTTGGCACCTTATTGTTAGCGTTATGGTTATGGCAACACAATCAAATCACTGTTGCCGATTTTGTGATGAGCATCAGCTTGTCATTGCTGATTATTAATGAAGTGCGCAATATCAGCCGGCGCTTTATTGATCTGTTTGAATACATTGGCAACATCACCAATGGGGTCTATACCATTGTGCGTGAACACGAAATTACCGATATTGCCGATGCAAAGCCGTTACAAGTAACAGCAGGCTGTATTGAATTGCGTGACGTTAATTTCAGCTATGTGCCAGGTAGCCCAGTGTTTGAACAGCTTAACTTGCGTATTGAAGGTGGGCAGCGCGTTGGCTTGGTGGGCTATTCGGGTTCTGGCAAATCCACCTTACTCAATCTGATTTTGCGGCTCTATGAACCACAACAGGGCAGCATTCTTATTGATAGCCAGGATATTCGCCATGTGACACAGCAATCGCTGCATGAACAAATCAGCCTGATTCCGCAAGATCCCGGCTTGTTTCACCGTACTTTGCTTGAGAACATCCGCTACGGTCAGCCAGATGCCAATCGCGAAGCAATTGAATTGGCAGCACAGCGTGCAGATGCACATGAATTTATCGAGCGCATGCCTAATCAGTACGAATCACTGGTAGGGGAGCGCGGTGTAAAACTTTCCGGTGGGCAACGCCAACGAATTTCCATTGCGCGCGTGATCGTCAAAAATGCGCCTATTCTGATCATGGATGAAGCAACTTCCAGCCTGGATTCCATCACGGAACAAGCCATTCAAAACAGTCTGAATACCCTTATGAAAAATAAAACCGTGATCGTGGTGGCACATCGCCTTTCCACCATTGCGCATCTGGATCGTATCCTGGTGTTCAGTCAAGGGCGTATCATTGAAGACGGGAGTCATGCCGATTTACTGGCCGCCAATGGCGCATACACCCAATTATGGAATCGGCAGGCCAACGGATTTCTGGTTGAGTAA
- a CDS encoding S-adenosylmethionine decarboxylase proenzyme, whose product MNTMITVTSMPPSVARGATGLHLIGDLYACSCDERFMLDAKFLEAFCKQCVAESGLTTVGSLFHGFGEGGGVTGVVVLAESHLSVHTWPESGYVTLDVYVCNYSSDNRSKAQQLFDSILTAFNPKDPHLHRVERA is encoded by the coding sequence ATGAATACTATGATTACCGTGACTTCTATGCCGCCGTCTGTTGCACGCGGTGCAACGGGTTTACATTTGATTGGTGATTTATATGCTTGTTCATGTGATGAACGTTTCATGCTGGATGCAAAATTCCTGGAGGCATTTTGCAAGCAATGCGTGGCGGAATCTGGCTTGACCACCGTTGGTAGTCTTTTTCACGGTTTTGGTGAAGGGGGTGGCGTAACCGGTGTGGTGGTATTGGCAGAATCGCATTTGTCTGTTCATACTTGGCCGGAATCTGGCTATGTGACGTTGGATGTATATGTTTGCAATTATTCCTCGGATAATCGTTCCAAGGCGCAGCAGTTATTTGATAGCATTTTGACTGCTTTCAATCCGAAAGATCCTCATTTGCATCGAGTAGAACGTGCATAA
- a CDS encoding hypothetical protein (UNKNOWN FEATURE KEY CRISPR), translating to MFGFAASCQVDPIAEEAKDVAYVTRYTYTRLSGSWLQPEGRVSVDWMFDFIYEESLAAILNQPEAERLYVQKLMLERKYQSLRIKKPIFSPEYIFSVGTPKFHRTNACRCLTADFINYRVPPEIKARGPQKVREFQEFCEQLKKELEGKSDDVFWARVNARFHIHARPEQVRYENSGVQDVVSMPIAELQEKIRETVDASQEMQNGKDGAVVKNFRYAPSRKKAFAYISNPEQRKIVEQFFKLKWQLIDLLFELYRKQAGAVDYVLPLHLLQASGLEPCRKCWR from the coding sequence ATGTTTGGTTTTGCAGCGTCCTGTCAGGTAGATCCGATTGCTGAAGAAGCGAAGGATGTTGCCTATGTCACAAGGTATACCTACACCAGGCTTTCTGGTTCGTGGTTGCAGCCGGAAGGCAGGGTGTCCGTAGACTGGATGTTTGATTTTATTTATGAAGAAAGCCTGGCTGCGATTCTGAATCAACCGGAAGCAGAGCGGTTATATGTGCAAAAACTGATGCTGGAGAGGAAGTATCAATCTCTGCGTATCAAAAAACCAATATTCTCGCCTGAATATATTTTTAGTGTGGGGACTCCTAAATTCCACCGAACAAATGCGTGCCGCTGTCTTACTGCGGATTTCATCAATTATCGTGTCCCGCCGGAAATCAAAGCTCGTGGCCCACAGAAAGTCAGAGAATTTCAGGAATTCTGCGAGCAGCTAAAGAAAGAGCTTGAGGGGAAATCAGATGACGTCTTCTGGGCGCGCGTAAACGCCAGGTTTCATATTCATGCCAGACCAGAACAGGTGCGCTATGAAAACAGTGGCGTGCAAGATGTAGTGTCCATGCCGATTGCAGAATTGCAAGAAAAAATTCGTGAAACCGTTGATGCATCCCAAGAGATGCAAAATGGAAAAGATGGTGCTGTCGTTAAAAATTTTCGCTACGCTCCAAGCAGGAAAAAAGCATTTGCTTACATCTCTAATCCCGAACAAAGAAAGATTGTAGAACAATTTTTCAAATTGAAATGGCAGCTGATCGATCTGCTTTTTGAGCTGTACAGGAAGCAGGCAGGCGCAGTGGATTACGTGCTCCCTCTTCATCTACTGCAGGCCAGCGGGCTTGAGCCCTGCCGAAAATGCTGGCGGTAA
- a CDS encoding NADH dehydrogenase-like protein gives MNRILILGAGFAGLWAAMAAARKLDESGRAQTTEILVVDARPFHSIRVRNYELDPAATQVPLADVLEPIGVKWLTGTIEQIDTAQHTVTVKTANDTKVLNYARLVVALGSTLVHPSIPGLVEHAFDVDTFENTNTLLAHLRSLSTQPASAGRYTAVVIGAGLTGSEVAAELPAKLSKLAKNTAEVRVILIDHLPRIADQMGEAQPVIETAMRSMGVEMRPGVQVSRVTSTGVELANGETIAASTVIWCGGFHANPLVKELPTQHDTLGRIQVDEYLRVPDIPDVFAAGDCANLAIDGKNDIIMSCQYSLPMGRFCGHNVAANLLGEALLPLRIDDYVTCVDLGSWGAVYTQGRERKLVMQGEQVKRTKQFITHELIYPPINRNRDDILQAAAPTLATESLENKVL, from the coding sequence ATGAATAGAATTCTGATTTTAGGGGCCGGTTTTGCCGGCCTGTGGGCAGCAATGGCCGCCGCACGCAAATTGGACGAATCCGGACGAGCACAGACAACTGAAATTCTGGTGGTGGACGCACGCCCGTTTCACAGCATTCGCGTACGTAATTATGAATTAGATCCTGCCGCCACTCAGGTGCCGCTGGCAGATGTGCTGGAGCCAATCGGCGTCAAATGGCTGACCGGTACCATTGAACAGATTGATACCGCACAGCACACGGTCACTGTGAAAACAGCAAATGATACAAAAGTATTGAATTATGCACGCCTGGTCGTCGCGCTGGGTAGCACACTGGTGCATCCGTCCATTCCTGGGTTAGTCGAACATGCGTTTGACGTAGATACGTTTGAAAACACCAACACACTGCTTGCTCATCTGCGATCCTTATCAACACAACCCGCATCTGCCGGACGCTATACCGCAGTTGTCATTGGCGCTGGATTAACCGGCTCGGAAGTTGCCGCAGAATTACCAGCAAAACTGAGCAAACTGGCAAAAAATACTGCAGAAGTGCGCGTTATTCTGATCGATCATTTACCGCGCATTGCTGATCAAATGGGAGAAGCACAACCGGTGATTGAAACCGCCATGCGCAGCATGGGCGTTGAAATGCGCCCCGGAGTACAAGTGAGTCGCGTCACGTCTACTGGTGTAGAACTGGCAAATGGTGAAACCATTGCAGCGTCCACGGTTATCTGGTGCGGCGGCTTTCATGCCAATCCACTGGTCAAGGAACTCCCAACCCAACACGATACGCTGGGTCGTATTCAAGTCGATGAATACTTACGTGTGCCTGATATTCCGGATGTATTTGCTGCTGGCGATTGCGCTAATCTTGCTATCGATGGCAAAAACGACATCATCATGTCATGCCAATACAGCCTGCCCATGGGGCGCTTTTGCGGACACAACGTCGCGGCAAATTTATTAGGTGAGGCATTATTACCACTGCGGATTGATGATTACGTTACCTGCGTTGATCTCGGTTCCTGGGGAGCCGTCTATACACAAGGGCGCGAACGCAAATTGGTTATGCAGGGAGAACAGGTCAAGCGCACCAAACAATTTATCACCCACGAACTGATTTACCCGCCTATCAATCGCAACCGTGACGATATCCTGCAAGCCGCCGCCCCAACTCTTGCAACAGAATCACTGGAGAATAAGGTGTTATAA
- a CDS encoding RNA polymerase-associated protein RapA — protein MTHSWQYSTVHNSACKVIEEQTLWGQTVCRVWLPNQDAVVRVPRSALRPLTADLRPEIEAGRIAYVAAAAKVAEVLEGSTSATDGHVLLAPMESNVIPLPHQIHALSRAISGDRVRYLLADEVGLGKTIEAGLVMRELKLRGLVRRTLVVSPKGIATQWVAEMQTHFNEQFQLVLGDDIGTLQRLAPGADHRSSAWSMFDQVIVSLDSVKPMDKRRGWTAERVAEYNRSRFEDLITAGWDLVIVDEAHRLGGSTDQVARYKLGKGLAEAAPYVLLLSATPHQGKTDAFHRLMNLLDDDAFPDMDSVSRERVAPYVIRTEKRKAIDADGKPLFKPRRTQMAPVAWESRHQLQRLLYEAVTDYVREGYNQALREKKRHIGFLMILMQRLVVSSTRAIRTTLERRLAALKDGEQQASLRLAELENGAEESESPDDEMAELYDMDGQELLDELLKSHVSALQSEGSHVETLLEAAVRCEQAGPDAKAEALIEWIYKLQAEENEPDLKVLIFTEFVPTQQMLKEFLEARGISVVTLNGSMAMEERGAAQDAFRKSHRVLVSTDAGGEGLNLQFAHVIINYDIPWNPMRLEQRIGRVDRIGQPKKVRAINFVFEDSVEFRVREVLEQKLSVILEEFGIDKTGDVLDSAQAGELFEDVFASAILNPDGIETSVDHTVARIRDEIQQVRESSAIYGISEEPDVQAAERLRSHPLPHWVERMTVGYLNSHGGAASRKRSWWDLNWPDGQEHRKAVFNAREADRLTDATLLNLENSRVRGLALNLPQIAAGQPLPCVTVSGLPASISGFWGLFEIRLQAGMHQKTQLLRIPMVRRGYVSVFLSEEGKLFLPTARHIWDALQTAEAQMQTTLGQNESITAHENLQIAAEQAGQELFDALQQAHIVSVTREEERGMVAFASRRKAIERVGLPEVRQYRLARCDAEEAEWRHELQSARQIVPEIRSLLMLRIIKGGAQ, from the coding sequence ATGACACATTCTTGGCAATACAGCACCGTTCATAACAGCGCCTGCAAGGTCATCGAAGAACAGACCTTGTGGGGGCAGACGGTGTGCCGTGTCTGGTTGCCGAACCAGGACGCGGTGGTGCGCGTGCCCCGCTCCGCTTTGCGGCCGCTGACTGCCGACCTGCGGCCGGAGATCGAGGCCGGACGCATTGCCTATGTGGCCGCCGCAGCCAAGGTGGCCGAGGTGCTGGAAGGCTCCACCAGTGCCACCGACGGCCATGTATTGCTGGCTCCCATGGAGTCCAACGTCATTCCGCTGCCGCACCAGATCCACGCCTTGTCCCGGGCCATCTCCGGCGACCGCGTGCGCTACCTGCTGGCCGACGAGGTGGGTCTCGGCAAGACCATCGAGGCAGGTCTGGTCATGCGCGAGCTCAAACTGCGCGGACTGGTGCGTCGGACATTGGTCGTCTCGCCGAAGGGAATCGCTACCCAGTGGGTGGCGGAAATGCAGACCCACTTCAACGAGCAGTTCCAGCTCGTGCTGGGCGACGACATCGGCACATTGCAACGCCTGGCTCCAGGGGCGGATCACCGGAGCTCAGCCTGGTCGATGTTTGATCAGGTCATCGTCTCCCTGGATTCGGTCAAACCCATGGACAAGCGGCGCGGCTGGACCGCCGAGCGCGTCGCCGAATACAACCGCAGCCGGTTCGAGGATCTGATTACCGCCGGTTGGGATCTGGTGATCGTGGACGAAGCGCATCGGCTGGGCGGCAGTACCGACCAGGTCGCCCGCTACAAACTCGGCAAGGGGCTGGCGGAAGCCGCGCCCTATGTGTTGCTCCTTTCGGCTACACCCCACCAGGGGAAGACCGATGCCTTCCATCGGCTGATGAACCTGCTGGATGACGATGCCTTTCCGGATATGGACAGCGTCTCCCGTGAGCGGGTGGCTCCGTATGTCATCCGTACCGAGAAGCGCAAGGCCATCGATGCCGACGGCAAGCCGCTCTTCAAACCCCGGCGGACGCAGATGGCCCCGGTGGCCTGGGAGAGCCGTCACCAACTGCAGCGGCTTCTCTACGAGGCGGTGACCGACTATGTGCGCGAGGGCTACAACCAGGCCCTGCGCGAGAAGAAGCGCCACATCGGCTTTCTGATGATCCTGATGCAGCGCCTGGTGGTTTCCAGCACCCGGGCGATCCGCACCACGCTGGAACGTCGGCTTGCGGCGCTTAAGGATGGCGAACAACAAGCCAGCCTGCGCCTGGCGGAACTGGAAAACGGCGCGGAGGAATCGGAAAGCCCAGACGATGAAATGGCCGAGCTATATGACATGGACGGCCAGGAGCTGCTCGATGAGCTGCTGAAATCCCATGTGTCGGCTCTGCAGAGCGAAGGAAGCCATGTTGAGACCCTGCTCGAAGCGGCGGTCCGTTGTGAGCAGGCGGGTCCGGATGCCAAGGCCGAGGCTCTGATCGAGTGGATCTACAAGCTGCAAGCCGAGGAAAACGAACCGGATCTGAAGGTGCTGATCTTCACCGAGTTCGTGCCGACCCAGCAGATGCTGAAGGAGTTTCTGGAAGCCCGAGGAATCTCGGTGGTCACCCTGAACGGCTCCATGGCCATGGAGGAACGTGGGGCAGCCCAGGATGCCTTCCGCAAATCGCACCGCGTGCTGGTTTCCACCGACGCGGGCGGTGAGGGTCTGAACCTGCAGTTCGCCCATGTCATCATCAACTACGACATCCCCTGGAACCCGATGCGGCTGGAACAGCGAATCGGCCGTGTGGACCGTATCGGGCAGCCCAAGAAGGTGCGGGCAATCAATTTCGTGTTTGAGGATTCAGTCGAGTTCCGGGTCCGCGAAGTTCTGGAGCAGAAGCTCTCGGTGATCTTGGAGGAGTTCGGCATCGACAAGACCGGCGACGTACTCGACTCCGCCCAGGCCGGTGAGCTGTTCGAGGATGTGTTCGCCTCGGCCATTCTTAATCCTGACGGTATCGAAACCTCCGTCGATCACACGGTGGCCAGGATTCGGGATGAGATTCAGCAGGTGCGCGAGTCCTCCGCCATCTACGGCATATCCGAAGAGCCGGATGTGCAGGCGGCTGAGCGTCTGCGTTCCCATCCGCTGCCCCATTGGGTGGAACGGATGACGGTCGGCTACCTCAACTCGCACGGCGGTGCGGCCAGCCGTAAACGTTCCTGGTGGGACCTGAATTGGCCGGACGGCCAGGAACATCGCAAGGCCGTGTTCAACGCCCGGGAGGCGGATCGTCTGACCGACGCAACCCTGCTCAATCTTGAAAACAGCCGTGTCCGCGGCCTGGCCCTGAACCTGCCACAAATCGCAGCTGGGCAGCCTTTGCCGTGCGTAACCGTAAGCGGATTGCCAGCCAGCATCTCCGGATTCTGGGGGCTCTTTGAAATCCGCCTTCAGGCCGGAATGCACCAAAAGACACAACTTCTGCGCATCCCCATGGTTCGGCGTGGTTATGTCAGCGTGTTCTTGAGCGAGGAAGGCAAACTGTTTCTGCCCACGGCCCGACATATCTGGGATGCGCTGCAGACAGCGGAAGCACAGATGCAGACCACCCTCGGCCAGAATGAATCCATCACCGCCCATGAGAACTTGCAGATAGCTGCCGAACAGGCCGGACAAGAGCTGTTCGACGCCCTGCAGCAGGCGCACATAGTTTCGGTGACCCGGGAAGAAGAACGCGGCATGGTTGCTTTCGCTTCTCGGCGGAAGGCTATTGAGCGAGTGGGGTTGCCTGAAGTACGCCAGTACCGTCTTGCCCGCTGTGATGCCGAGGAGGCTGAGTGGCGACATGAACTGCAATCAGCGCGGCAGATCGTTCCGGAAATCCGGTCGCTGCTGATGCTGCGGATCATCAAGGGAGGCGCTCAATGA
- a CDS encoding ATP-dependent RNA helicase RhlB, protein MSIQQQAQAYLRTALNNPQASFRDGQWESIEQLHNRKRVLVVQRTGWGKSMVYFLATKLLREQGAGPTLLISPLLSLMRNQLEAAGRIGVTARTINSTNNEEWQQIQSELAANQVDVLLISPERLANDDFRQNILANMANNIGLFAIDEAHCISDWGHDFRPDYRRIVRVLQAIPSNIPVLATTATANDRVVNDVKAQLGQNIILQKGSLVRKSLKLQNINMPSPAARMAWLAQTIPALPGSGIIYTLTQRDAERVTEWLQINSIDAKAYHADISDREDGGTVKEELEQQLLNNKIKVLVATVALGMGFDKPDLGFVIHYQRPASVVHYYQQVGRAGRAVDEAYGILLCGEEDDHIADFFIRNAFPPQQHISEILTALDESDNGLSVPEMQRVLNLRKSQIDKTIKFLTVESPSPITKIGTKWQVTATAASYRVNQTYVNAITDIRRAEQQQMRDYMEHSDCLMAFLQAALDDPSPAACGQCRNCNPALLVDEAYSDDLANRAGLFLRRSYQPLPPRKQWPASNMFTQSPLHGYRIPQEQQAQEGRALSLWRDAGWGHLVAHGKYQTEKFSDELVTACVEMLRAWSPSPAPKWVTCIPSLNHPELVPDFAARLAGALGLPFVPCIEKAYANRQQKEMENSFQQVKNLDGVFTITDQCLNGECLLIDDMVDSGWTFTVASALLRQAGCSAVYPMALALNSPRMD, encoded by the coding sequence ATGTCAATTCAACAACAAGCGCAGGCTTATCTCAGGACCGCACTGAATAATCCTCAAGCTTCTTTTCGTGATGGGCAGTGGGAGAGCATAGAGCAACTGCACAATAGAAAGCGTGTCCTTGTTGTTCAGCGGACCGGCTGGGGAAAGAGCATGGTTTATTTTCTTGCTACAAAGCTTCTACGCGAGCAAGGCGCGGGGCCGACCCTTTTAATTTCTCCCCTGCTCTCGTTGATGCGGAATCAGCTCGAAGCTGCAGGGAGAATAGGAGTAACAGCCCGCACCATAAACAGTACCAATAATGAGGAGTGGCAACAGATCCAGAGTGAGTTGGCTGCGAATCAGGTGGATGTGCTATTGATCTCGCCGGAGCGTCTGGCAAATGACGACTTCCGTCAAAATATTCTGGCAAATATGGCCAATAACATCGGGCTATTTGCTATTGATGAGGCCCATTGTATTTCAGACTGGGGACATGATTTCAGGCCGGATTATCGTCGCATTGTGCGTGTGCTGCAGGCCATACCCTCTAATATCCCGGTTCTTGCGACAACAGCAACGGCAAATGATCGAGTTGTGAACGATGTTAAAGCGCAGTTGGGTCAGAACATCATCTTGCAAAAAGGATCACTGGTTCGTAAGAGCTTGAAACTGCAGAATATCAATATGCCCAGCCCTGCAGCCCGAATGGCTTGGTTGGCGCAAACGATTCCAGCACTCCCCGGAAGCGGAATCATTTACACGCTCACCCAGCGTGATGCTGAGCGGGTAACAGAATGGCTTCAAATCAATAGCATTGATGCTAAAGCTTATCATGCCGACATATCTGACCGGGAAGACGGGGGGACGGTCAAAGAAGAACTGGAGCAGCAGCTCCTGAATAATAAAATCAAGGTGCTGGTCGCGACTGTAGCTCTTGGGATGGGCTTTGATAAGCCTGACTTGGGATTCGTGATTCATTATCAACGTCCGGCATCGGTAGTACATTATTACCAACAGGTTGGCCGAGCCGGTCGGGCTGTTGATGAAGCCTATGGAATCCTGCTTTGTGGTGAAGAGGATGATCATATTGCAGACTTCTTTATACGTAATGCTTTTCCGCCACAGCAGCATATTTCAGAAATTCTCACTGCTCTGGATGAATCTGACAATGGCCTTTCTGTTCCGGAAATGCAGCGTGTTTTGAATTTAAGAAAGAGCCAAATCGATAAAACCATAAAGTTTTTAACAGTTGAATCCCCATCACCGATAACAAAGATCGGCACCAAATGGCAGGTCACCGCAACCGCTGCTTCTTATCGGGTAAATCAGACATATGTTAATGCGATCACTGATATAAGGCGGGCAGAACAACAGCAGATGCGTGACTACATGGAGCATTCTGATTGTTTGATGGCCTTTTTGCAGGCGGCCTTGGATGATCCATCCCCAGCGGCTTGCGGACAGTGCAGAAACTGTAACCCTGCTTTGCTGGTAGATGAAGCATATAGCGACGACCTGGCCAATAGAGCCGGGCTGTTTTTGCGTAGAAGCTATCAACCGCTTCCGCCAAGAAAGCAATGGCCTGCTTCAAATATGTTTACTCAATCTCCATTGCATGGGTATCGAATCCCACAGGAACAACAGGCCCAGGAAGGCCGTGCGTTAAGCCTATGGCGTGATGCTGGCTGGGGACATCTTGTGGCGCATGGAAAATACCAGACGGAAAAATTTTCGGATGAACTTGTAACTGCCTGTGTAGAAATGCTGCGGGCATGGTCTCCCAGCCCCGCTCCCAAATGGGTTACCTGTATTCCGTCACTCAACCATCCGGAGCTGGTACCAGATTTCGCGGCACGGTTAGCAGGCGCACTCGGGTTACCTTTTGTCCCGTGCATTGAAAAGGCCTATGCCAACAGGCAACAGAAAGAGATGGAAAATAGCTTCCAGCAAGTCAAAAACCTTGATGGAGTTTTCACAATTACCGATCAGTGTTTGAATGGCGAATGCTTGTTAATCGATGACATGGTCGATTCTGGGTGGACTTTCACCGTGGCATCAGCCTTATTGCGTCAAGCCGGTTGTTCCGCCGTATATCCAATGGCATTGGCCTTAAACTCGCCAAGGATGGACTGA